Genomic window (Corallococcus caeni):
AGCGGCTCCTGGCGCCGAAGTGCCAGCGGAACGGGGCCTGCCGCGCCGCCGCGCCCTGCTCCAGCCAGACGGGGCCGCTGAACAACAGCCAGCCTCGCAGGTCCGCCTGGGGCTCGAAGCGCGTGCGCGTGGGGTCGATGGGGATCTCCTCCGTCCTCAGCGGGAAGGTGAAGTCCGCGGGCAGCCCTCCCGTCCCCTGCCGGGCGTGGCGCTCCGTCGCGTCCAGGCGCTCCTGGAACTGGCCCGGGTCCGTGAAGAGCAGCTCGAGCTCGCGCAGCACCTCCACGAACGCGCCCACCGTGACCCTCGCGCCCAGGCCGCTCTCCGTCCAGCGCAGCACGTCCTCCGGTTCACGCAGGAAGGCGGACTTGAGCGCCTCCAGCTCCTCCGGGCCCAGGAGGGGCAGGTCCGTGTCCTCCGGCGGAGGGGCTTCCGGCGCGTCCCGGCCTGTCGCGGGCGGCCGGTAGCCGAGCGATTCGTAGAGCGGCTTCCACCTGCTTTCCATGTGTCCCCCTCGAGATGGCGTCGGATGCCCAGGGACGCATTCTCCCAGGCATCCCCGACATTCCTGTTCACCTGGACGCGCCGGGAGGGGGACCGGCGCACGGGGCTCATCGCTCAGGGGCTGGGGGTGCCCGGGCCTTCCTTCCGGAAGGTGTAGAGCGTGTAGTACGAGCCGGTGGCGAAGCCGGGCAGCTTGAGCGGGTTGAACACGCTGAGGTTGGACAGCATGCCGCCCGCGAAGCCCGGCGGCACCTCCACCAGCTTCAGCGTGCCGCCCGCGAGCACGACGCCCGCCTGGGGCTGGTCGTTGCTCATGAGCGTGCACTCGCCCACCGCGGTGAAGGCGCCCACGGGCAGGAGGAAGCGCGCGTAGAACGGCACCTGCGTGCCCGGGGTGAAGGCCCGGTCCGTCAGCCGGAAGCAGGCCGTCGCCGAGCCCACCCGTTCGTAATTGCCATCGCCCGCGGGCACGTAGAGGCCCGCGCCCAGCTTCACGGTGGGGGCGAAGGGCGCCGCCGCGCACACCGCTTCATCCGGCGGCGTTGCGGCGTCCTCCTGCGAGCGAAAGGCATACACCCACTCGGTGCCGGACTGCAGCCGCACCGTCGCTCCCGCCTGCTCCCGCGTCATGTTCAAACCCATCCTTCAGGACCGCGGGGTTCGTGCTCAGGTCACTGCCAGGACAGCGCGTACTCCGTATCCACAGGCCCCGTCTGCCGGCCCTTCACCTGCACGCCCCGGGCGCCCAGCGCCTCGATGACCGCCTGGAGCACGCCTTCATGGTACGCGGGCGGCATGAAGTCCCGCTTCATCTGGAGCTTGCCCGCGCGGTCGCTGGACCACTCCACGCTGCGGTCGCCGTAGCTCACCGCCGCGCGGTAGCCCGTGGGCAGGTTCGTCACCAGCCGCTTGGGGCTGTCTCCCGCGAGGAGCAGCAGCGTCTTGCCCGCCGCCGACGACAGGAAGTCCGTGGTGGCCTGCGTGCCCATCTTGCGCAACATCGCGTCGAAGCCGCCCAGCTGCGGCCCCATCAGCTGCGCTCCCGTGAAGGACAGCTTCAGGAAGCCCGACACCGGGTAGTTGAAGAAATCCACGAACTTCTTCTCCGGCACCACCGCCAGGCACTTCTCCACCGCGGCGTCGCCGCCGAGGATGCGCACCGCGTTCAGCGCGCCGTTGAAGAACATGCCTCGGGCCGTGTCGTCGGGGGTCGCCAGGACCAGGCGTTTCTCCAGGTCCTGCGCGATGGCCGGATCCAAGCCGGATACTTCCTTGCGCTGCTCACTCATAGAGGGGGAAATCTCCGGGGGGGAGGAGATGAACACCCGTGCGGACTACAGCCGCACGAGCTGGGCCCCATAATGGACGTTGGCGCCCACGGCCGCCACCACCACCAGGTCCCCACTGCCGAGTGCCACACGACCCAGCTCCAGGTCCTCCGCCAGGAGAATCAACATCCCGGCCGCGGACGTGTTGCCAATCCGGTCCACGTTGCAGGCCACGGCCTCCTTGGGCAGGCCCGCGCGGTTCACGAACGAGTCCATCACCCGCTTGTTGGGCTGGTGGAAGTAGTAGCGCTTCACCTGCTCGCGCACGGCGGGGGTGAGCACCGCGTCCAGGCACTTCTGCATGTACTCCGGGTAGCTGCGCGCGACCTTGAAGCCGTCCACCACGAAGGCCATCTCCGACGGGCGCGTGCGACCCGGCTGGTAGGGCAGCTTCAGCATGCCGCCGCCCCGGCGCGACACCAGCTCCGCGTACGCGTTGCCTGAGAAGGAAGAGAGGATGCCCGGGCCGTCCTCCTCCCCCTGCTGCGTGCGCAGCACCACCGCGCCCGCGCCGTCCCCGAAGACATACATGGACAGGTAGGCATTGAGCGCCTTGGGGCGGCCCGGCGTGGGCGGCAGCTCGTCCGTGTAGACCTCCCGGTTGAGCAGCGGCGAGGTGAACGCCGAGGCCACCACCGCCACCGTGCGGAAGCGGCCGCCCTCCATCATCTTGCGCACCAGGTCCAGCACGTAGGGCGTGCCGCCGCAGCCGTCGTCCACCACCAGCGCGAAGGCGTCCTCGCGCAGGCCCAGCCGTTCGTGCAGCGCCATGGCGTCGTGGTTGAAGTGCGGCGCGTCCGGGGTGCACGTCACCACGAACAGCGCGTCCAGCTCCTTGGGGTCCACGCCGCCGCGCGACAGGGCCTGGCGCAGGGACACCTCGCACATGTCCGTGTTCGTCGCCGGGTAGAAGCGCCCCAGCACGTCGTCCGGCGGGGGGATGGCGCGGCCCGTCTCATCGTCGAAGTCCCAGAGGAAGCGGCGCTCCTTGATGCCAATCTTCTCTTCGATGCGGGCGGCCGACCAACCGGGGATGGCCTTGGCGATCCGCTCGTTGGAGATGGTCCTCGTCGGGACGAAGGAACCGGCGCCCACGACACACACCCGTTCGGTCATTTCCATGGCCTCGCGATTTCACAGCCTCGCCGGACGGGATGGATTCCCTGGCACACGTGCATAGAGCACGTTCCAGGCCACTTCCTAAACCCTTGGAAAGACGGAGTTCCTTCACTTGACTGCTTCATGCGTGAAGTACACGCGATGACAGAACAGCCCCTGAAGTGAGAAAAATCCGTGGGATGGGGGACGATTCAAAAGTGAAGCAACCGAAGCGGAATGAACCACACGCGGTGTGTCAATTCACTTTTGGTGAACACCGGAAGCGCTCACGGTGTCTTTCATCTCTTCAAGAAAGTCAACGGCCCGCGGTACCGCAAAGCACCGCGCCCCCTGTCTTGCGTAATGCGGGCCCGATTGGATCTCCCGCGGCTGTCGATTGCCGCGGGGCCAGAGGGTTTCCCTCAGAACGGGATGTTGTCGTCGTCGCCGGGGGGCGGGATGTCGCCGTCGTCCGGCGGGTTGCCGCCGTAGCCGCCGTAGCCACCGCCCCGGCCTCCACCGCCGCCACGCGCGGGCGGTTCACCGCCGCCGCCGCCCTCACCGCGCTGCCGGGCGATCTCCGTCTCGATGGCGGACAGGAGCTGGCGCTCCTTGTCGTGCCACCGGGACTTGCTGGGGTCCGCCAGGGAGCGGCGCGCGCCGTTGGCGTAGAACTCCAGGTCCTGGAGGCTGGCGCCGTAGACGGGGGCGCCCTTGCTGCGGCCGTAGTTGGGGAGGAGCGTGCCGTCGCCGCCCCCTCCTCCGCCACCGCCGGACGGGGCGCCCGAGGCCGCGGGGCGACGGTAGGCCGCCGGGGCCGCCGCGACGGGCGTGGCGCTCATGGACAGCTCACCCAGCTGCAGCGTGAAACCTTCGCCGTTCCTGTACGCCGTGCCCACCCGGACCTGCTCCACCTGACCGTCGGGACGGCGGACCGCGACGGTGACTGGATATTGCTCGCTCATGGGGCCGGGATTCACACCTCCACGGCCTCCATGTCAACCCGAAGGAAGCAGCGCGTGTCGCGCCCGAGGCACGCACGGCGGGCCGCCCTGGGCGACCCGCCACGCGGGGAGGCGCGCGGACGACGTCCTCCGTCAGGTCAGCGACACCATGCCGCCGCTGGAGCCCTTCTTGCGCACCCAGGCCTTGGGCTTGGGCGGAGCGACGGGCGCGGCCGGCTTCGCGGCTTCCTTCAGCGCCTGGCTGCCCGCGCGACCGCGAGGCAGCGTGACGTCCGGGACCGACTGCGGCCGGGCGCCATCCACCCACGCGTCCGGGCGGCGGTCGGTGCGGATGAGCAGGCGCAGCTTCTGGTAGTGCGCCGAGCAGTAGCCCTTGGAGCGGCTCTGGCGCTTGCAACCGATGACGGCGCAGGCCTGGTTGTCTTCCGCGGCGGCGGCCTTCGGCGGGCGGCCCGGGGACTTCGCGGCCGGCATCTTCGCGGCGGGCGCGGCCTTCGCGGCCGGCATCTTCGCGGCGGGCGCGGCCTTCGCGGCAGGCGCGGCCTTCGCGGCCGGGGCGGCCTTCGCGGCGGACTTCGGCGGACGGCCCGGACCGCGGCGGACGGCCGGCTCCGGCGCCAGCGTGGGCGTGCGCACGCCCGCCACGGCACCCAGGCGGCTGGACAGCGGCGCCAGGCGGTCCGTCACCGCGCGCAGCGCGTCCAGCGCATCCAGCCCCTTGGCCATACGGGCCACGGCCTTCTGAACGGGAGCCAGTTGCAGTTGCAACTCGCGACGGACCATGTCGCGGAGTTCGGTCTCAAGTGAAAGTGGGGCCATGTGGGGCAGGATATACACCCATCCGCCGGGTAGGGGATGGAAACATTCCCCAGGATGTTAAAGGAACCAACCATGACTCCGGTTCCCACTCCCGTCCGCTTCCGCGGCACCGACTCCTACCTCACGAGCGAGGGCCTGCAGGCCGCCGTCAACTGCGCCCTCACGCTCCAGCGCCCCCTGCTGGTCAAGGGTGAGCCCGGCACCGGCAAAACACTCCTGGCGGAAGCGATTGCCCAGGGACTGGGATTGAAGCTGCTCACCTGGCACGTGAAGAGCACCACGCGCGCGCAGGACGGCTTGTATGTCTACGACACCGTGCAGCGGCTGTATGACTCGCGCTTCGGGGACGGGGACGTGCGAGACATCCGGCGATACATCCGCCTGGGGCCGCTGGGCGAGGCCTTCGCGTCCCCCGAGCGCGTGGTGTTGCTCATTGACGAGGTGGACAAGGCGGACCTGGAGTTCCCCAACGACCTGCTCCACGAGCTGGATCGGATGCGCTTCCGCATCTCCGAGACGAACGACGAGGTCGTGGCGAAGAACCGCCCCGTCGTGCTCATCACCAGCAACAACGAGAAGGAATTGCCCGACGCGTTCCTGCGCCGGTGCGTGTTCCACTTCATCGACTTCCCGGAGCGCGAGCTCATGCAGCGCATCGTGGACGTGCACCACCCGGGGCTGGACCCGGCGCTGGCGGACCAGGCGCTCAAGGTCTTCTACGAGCTGCGCGCGATGACGCGGCTGCGCAAGCGGCCCTCCACCAGCGAGCTGGTCGACTGGATCTCCGTGCTCAAGGCCAACGGCGTGGTGGAGTTGAAGCTGGAGGAGCAGCTGCCGTTCCTGGGCGCGCTGCTCAAGAAGGAGCAGGACCTGGTGGCGGTGGCCGAGGCCTTCGGGCGCGGCCGGCGGACGCGCGCTTAAGGCGGCACGGGGACCACGCCATGTTCCTGCCGTTCTTCTACGAGCTGCGAAAGCGCGGGGTGAAGGTGGGCGCGCAGGAGGCGCTCGCCCTGGCCGGGGCGCTGAAGGCCGGGCTGCATGACAGCAGCCTGGATGGGTTCTACCACGTGGCTCGCGCGCTCCTGGTGCACTCGGAGACGCAGCTGGATGCCTTTGACCAGGCGTTCCTGTTCCACTTCCAGGGCGTCGCCTCCGAAGCGCTGAAGCTCACCGAGGAGCTGCTGTCCTGGCTGGAGGAGGCCAAGGAGCGCACGGACTTGAGCCCGGAGGAGCTGGCGCTGCTGGAGCAGTGGGACCCGGAAGAGCTGCGCCGGCAGCTGGAGCAGCGGCTGAAGGAGCAGACCGAGCGCCATGACGGCGGCAACCGCTGGGTGGGCACGGGCGGCGCGTCTGCCTTTGGCAACAACGGCGTGGCCCGGCAGGGCGTGCGCGTTGGCGGCACGGGCGGGCGGCAGGGCCAGGCGCTGTGGCAGGCCGGCGCGCGCAAGTACGCGGGCTACCGCGACGACGTGGTGCTGGACACGCGGCAGATGGCGGTGGCGCTGCGCAAGCTGCGGGCCTTCGCGCGCGAGGGCGCGGCGGAGGAGCTGGACGTGGAGGAGAGCATCGCCGCCACCGCGAAGAACGCGGGCGAGCTGGAGGTGGTGACGCGTCCGCCGCGACGTCCCAACACGCGCGTGGTGCTGTGCATGGACGTGGGCGGCTCCATGGACCCGTACGCGCACCTGGTGAGCCGGCTGTTCAGCGTCGCCAGCCAGGCCTCGCACTTCAAGGAGCTGCGGACCTACTACTTCCACAACTGCGTCTACGGGAAGCTGTACGCCACGCCGCAGCTGACGGGCGGCCTCACCGTGCCGGAGCTCACCGCGCAGGTGGGAAGGCATCACAAGCTGGTGATGGTGGGCGACGCGTCCATGGCCCCGTATGAGCTGGGCATCCGCACGGATGCCAATGGCCAGTACCGGCAGGAGGGGCTGGAGGGGCTCACGTGGCTGATGCAACTGGCGCAGCACTTCGAGCGCAACGTGTGGCTCAACCCGGAGCCTCGCGGGTCGTGGCGCACGGGCTCCATCGCGATCATCGCCAACGTGTTCCCCATGTTCGCCCTCACCGTGGAGGGGCTGGGTGAGGCGGTGAACCACCTGACGCGCGGGAAGACGCCCCGCGGGGCGGCGGCGCGGCGGTAATTCCCGGAAAGGTGTGAGCCTGCCCGACCGTCGGTGTGCCTGCCGACGGACGGGCGCGTTTCGTGCGGCGTCCCGGCCCCGGTTACGGCATGGTGCGCCCGCGACGCAGGCTCAGCGCGGGAGGCCGCATGACGACCGAGAAGATCGATACCCAGGCAATCAACACCATCCGCACGCTGTCGATGGACGCGGTGGAGAAGGCCCACTCGGGCCACCCGGGCGCGCCCATGGCGCTGGCTCCCGTGGCCTATCAGCTGTGGCAGCAGGAGCTGCGCTATGACCCGGCCACGCCGAACTGGCCGGACCGCGACCGCTTCATCCTGTCCAACGGCCACGCCTCCATGCTGCTCTACAGCCTGCTGCACCTGGCGGGCGTGAAGCGCGTGAAGGACGCGAAGGTCACGGACGTGCCGGCCGTGTCCCTGGACGACATCCGCAACTTCCGCCAGCTGGACTCCGCCACCCCGGGCCACCCGGAGTACCACTGGACCACCGGCGTGGAGACCACCACCGGCCCCCTGGGCGCGGGCGTCTCCAACAGCGTGGGCATGGCCATCGCCAGCAAGTGGCTGGGCAGCCACTTCAACAAGCCGGGCTTCGACCTGTTCACCCATGACGTCTACGCGCTCTGCGGCGACGGCGACATGATGGAGGGCGTGGCGTCCGAGGCCGCGTCGCTCGCGGGCCACCTCCAGCTGCCCAACCTGTGCTGGATCTACGACAGCAACCACATCTCCATCGACGGCAGCACCGACCTGGCCTTCACGGAGGACGTGGGCCGCCGCTTCGAGGGCTACGGCTGGCGCGTGCTCAAGGTCACCGACGCCAACGACCTGGACGCGCTGTCCAAGGCCTACAAGTCCTTCAAGGACGAGCGCGGCAAGCCCACGCTCATCATCGTCAACTCGTTCATCGGCTACGGGTCGCCCAAGAAGCAGGGCTCCGCCAGCGCCCACGGCGAGCCCTTGGGCGCCGACGAAATCAAGGCCACCAAGAAGGCCTACGGCTGGCCCGAGGACGCGCAGTTCCTGGTGCCCGACGGCGTGCGCGAGCGCTTCCAGGAGCGCATGGGCGCGCGCGGCAAGGCGCTGCACGACGCGTGGGCGAAGTCCTTCGCGGACTACCGCAAGCAGCACCCGGAGCTGGCGCGCGAGCTGGACGCGCTGCTCAAGCGCGAGCTGCCGGAGGGCTGGGACAAGGAGCTGCCCGTGTTCCCCGCGGACGCGAAGGGCATGGCCACCCGTGAGTCCGGCGGCAAGGTGCTCAACGCGCTGGCGAAGAACTACCCGTGGCTCGTCGGCGGCTCCGCGGACCTGAACCCGTCCACGAAGACGTACATCTCCGCGTCCACGTCCATGAAGCCGGGCGAGTA
Coding sequences:
- a CDS encoding DUF2378 family protein, which codes for MSEQRKEVSGLDPAIAQDLEKRLVLATPDDTARGMFFNGALNAVRILGGDAAVEKCLAVVPEKKFVDFFNYPVSGFLKLSFTGAQLMGPQLGGFDAMLRKMGTQATTDFLSSAAGKTLLLLAGDSPKRLVTNLPTGYRAAVSYGDRSVEWSSDRAGKLQMKRDFMPPAYHEGVLQAVIEALGARGVQVKGRQTGPVDTEYALSWQ
- a CDS encoding 3-oxoacyl-ACP synthase III family protein; its protein translation is MTERVCVVGAGSFVPTRTISNERIAKAIPGWSAARIEEKIGIKERRFLWDFDDETGRAIPPPDDVLGRFYPATNTDMCEVSLRQALSRGGVDPKELDALFVVTCTPDAPHFNHDAMALHERLGLREDAFALVVDDGCGGTPYVLDLVRKMMEGGRFRTVAVVASAFTSPLLNREVYTDELPPTPGRPKALNAYLSMYVFGDGAGAVVLRTQQGEEDGPGILSSFSGNAYAELVSRRGGGMLKLPYQPGRTRPSEMAFVVDGFKVARSYPEYMQKCLDAVLTPAVREQVKRYYFHQPNKRVMDSFVNRAGLPKEAVACNVDRIGNTSAAGMLILLAEDLELGRVALGSGDLVVVAAVGANVHYGAQLVRL
- a CDS encoding vegetative protein, with amino-acid sequence MVRRELQLQLAPVQKAVARMAKGLDALDALRAVTDRLAPLSSRLGAVAGVRTPTLAPEPAVRRGPGRPPKSAAKAAPAAKAAPAAKAAPAAKMPAAKAAPAAKMPAAKSPGRPPKAAAAEDNQACAVIGCKRQSRSKGYCSAHYQKLRLLIRTDRRPDAWVDGARPQSVPDVTLPRGRAGSQALKEAAKPAAPVAPPKPKAWVRKKGSSGGMVSLT
- a CDS encoding AAA family ATPase, whose protein sequence is MTPVPTPVRFRGTDSYLTSEGLQAAVNCALTLQRPLLVKGEPGTGKTLLAEAIAQGLGLKLLTWHVKSTTRAQDGLYVYDTVQRLYDSRFGDGDVRDIRRYIRLGPLGEAFASPERVVLLIDEVDKADLEFPNDLLHELDRMRFRISETNDEVVAKNRPVVLITSNNEKELPDAFLRRCVFHFIDFPERELMQRIVDVHHPGLDPALADQALKVFYELRAMTRLRKRPSTSELVDWISVLKANGVVELKLEEQLPFLGALLKKEQDLVAVAEAFGRGRRTRA
- a CDS encoding vWA domain-containing protein, with the translated sequence MFLPFFYELRKRGVKVGAQEALALAGALKAGLHDSSLDGFYHVARALLVHSETQLDAFDQAFLFHFQGVASEALKLTEELLSWLEEAKERTDLSPEELALLEQWDPEELRRQLEQRLKEQTERHDGGNRWVGTGGASAFGNNGVARQGVRVGGTGGRQGQALWQAGARKYAGYRDDVVLDTRQMAVALRKLRAFAREGAAEELDVEESIAATAKNAGELEVVTRPPRRPNTRVVLCMDVGGSMDPYAHLVSRLFSVASQASHFKELRTYYFHNCVYGKLYATPQLTGGLTVPELTAQVGRHHKLVMVGDASMAPYELGIRTDANGQYRQEGLEGLTWLMQLAQHFERNVWLNPEPRGSWRTGSIAIIANVFPMFALTVEGLGEAVNHLTRGKTPRGAAARR
- the tkt gene encoding transketolase translates to MTTEKIDTQAINTIRTLSMDAVEKAHSGHPGAPMALAPVAYQLWQQELRYDPATPNWPDRDRFILSNGHASMLLYSLLHLAGVKRVKDAKVTDVPAVSLDDIRNFRQLDSATPGHPEYHWTTGVETTTGPLGAGVSNSVGMAIASKWLGSHFNKPGFDLFTHDVYALCGDGDMMEGVASEAASLAGHLQLPNLCWIYDSNHISIDGSTDLAFTEDVGRRFEGYGWRVLKVTDANDLDALSKAYKSFKDERGKPTLIIVNSFIGYGSPKKQGSASAHGEPLGADEIKATKKAYGWPEDAQFLVPDGVRERFQERMGARGKALHDAWAKSFADYRKQHPELARELDALLKRELPEGWDKELPVFPADAKGMATRESGGKVLNALAKNYPWLVGGSADLNPSTKTYISASTSMKPGEYSGRNIHFGVREHAMGSIVNGLNLSHVRGYSATFLIFSDYERPAMRLSALMEIPSIHIFTHDSIGLGEDGPTHQPVEQLMSLRAVPGNIVLRPGDANEVTEAWRYIAQQQHHPVVLVLSRQPVPTLDRAKFAPASGVAKGAYTLLEAEGGKPDVILIGTGTEVALVVEAAEKLKAEGVKARVVSMPSWELFEQQPQEYQDSVLPPNVKARVSVEKGAAFGWERWVGHTGSVIGMRSFGASAPIKALQQKFGFTVENVVKEAHATIAKAKKH